Proteins from a genomic interval of Caldicellulosiruptor diazotrophicus:
- a CDS encoding 4Fe-4S dicluster domain-containing protein: MKPVGGGVIPNAALSLKYVLQKEFVVPDPGIETIEELEQNVNVATNLSPLTYDEIKEIENIRKELGKEFCRRCNYCQPCPQQIPIWVILHADSAMKRLPFNTLKCGWFYDAYQKAKNCIKCGVCVTRCPYNLPIPDMIEKKLEIIRATIDD, translated from the coding sequence ATGAAGCCAGTTGGGGGTGGTGTTATTCCAAATGCTGCACTATCTTTAAAATACGTCTTGCAAAAAGAATTTGTTGTACCCGACCCTGGAATAGAAACTATTGAGGAATTAGAACAAAACGTAAATGTAGCAACGAACCTTAGCCCTTTGACTTATGATGAAATAAAAGAAATAGAAAATATTCGAAAAGAGCTTGGCAAAGAATTTTGCAGAAGATGCAATTATTGTCAACCATGCCCTCAACAAATTCCTATTTGGGTTATACTCCATGCAGATTCTGCAATGAAAAGATTACCTTTTAATACATTAAAGTGTGGCTGGTTTTATGATGCATATCAAAAAGCAAAAAATTGCATTAAATGTGGAGTTTGCGTAACAAGATGCCCCTATAATTTACCAATACCTGATATGATTGAGAAAAAGCTTGAGATTATTCGAGCAACAATCGACGATTAA
- a CDS encoding SNF2-related protein — protein sequence MSTELSYQTIVQFLTDNQLAQLAKNRKAFEKGISLSRKIQKEDIQYDQEQNAIYGKVDDGKNEYWVFVDFDLPSYMAQDFFGNIKIENIIISAACTCSLENIDLELEEDIDIEDFVQFDDFCRHIIAVLKSFADGKYILNSLNKMQETLFQMLEQKLNESIEKEKTKNSRIYQFMSSNFEENYIKFLLDNSFKKAPNIFLEKYFGSSTNDLVTLKLKIKTSDLKRDYVVSNIPEFLKAYEQKQPFQFGKNFVYNPTYHFFGEKDKKFLDVLLKYLNFLDLETEKNTIYLPVKIANEIIEILDNEEIFISFDYFVANYYDAQKVKVDLCTKVKPKISFKLEDNQVRLYSDLIDTANKKFLYSDGSYFVSGDTLYKLSPEQKIFSSIIKKMAEANRVFNFFKVEYVKFFTFNKEDFCEFMNKYYLFLNEHFELEIDPDLKKLILEDYIIKPKLYLEFENERFVAKIGGMNEIFDTISKTKKVPLFDYFNLFQLQSILFAYGFNEIESDQEFCYECVDPDLFMEFLAEGVPQIQNITDAYYSEDFKKLKIKKDVKIIPCLKYSKHSIDFWLESDELESSELKNILDAIKKKKKYYKLKDGSILILDSPNMKKLVSFIDSASDIGQLIKEKAELSLQEAVAITKLLDESGIQATGVESVKSIIEKIENIKEIDIQIPVELQGVLRDYQKLGIKWLSSLFENELGGILADDMGLGKTLQVLGFIIANKQKIKKPVLAIVPTSLIYNWKQEIEKFAPGLKTLIIDSTPAKRKKAIEKIPEYDIVITSYALLRKDIELYKDIDFSVCILDEAQYIKNPHSQIKLAVKEICADAKFALTGTPIENNLIELWSIFDFILPGYLGGAEKFVERFVMPIYSGNNDALEKLKKLIKPFVLRRVKQDVLNELPELIETNIQVLMSPEQEKIYKQFLVSAKKEIEKEIDSAGFEKSQIKIFSLLTRLRQICCHPKLVFEDYKGSSGKMEALKEILQDCLESGHRVIIYSQWTSMLSIIKKMLDKEKILYFYLDGTTKSEDRVEMVNRFNSGERNVFLLSLKAGGFGLNITGADVVIHFDAWWNPAVENQATARAHRLGQKNVVQSFKIITKNSIEEKILALQQKKKDLFDSLIEASQSFIGKLTKEEIMELLE from the coding sequence ATGTCAACAGAGCTTAGCTATCAGACTATTGTGCAGTTTTTAACAGACAATCAACTTGCTCAACTTGCAAAAAACAGAAAAGCTTTTGAAAAAGGTATATCTCTTTCTCGAAAAATACAAAAAGAAGATATTCAATATGACCAAGAACAAAATGCAATATATGGCAAAGTAGATGATGGCAAAAATGAATATTGGGTTTTTGTTGATTTTGATTTGCCTTCATACATGGCTCAGGACTTTTTTGGTAATATAAAAATTGAAAATATAATCATAAGTGCTGCGTGTACATGCAGTTTGGAAAATATTGATTTAGAATTAGAAGAAGATATTGATATAGAAGATTTTGTTCAGTTTGATGATTTTTGTCGGCATATAATTGCTGTGTTAAAAAGTTTTGCCGATGGTAAATATATTCTCAATAGCCTAAATAAGATGCAAGAAACTTTATTTCAGATGTTAGAACAAAAACTAAATGAGTCAATTGAAAAGGAAAAAACAAAAAACTCTCGCATTTATCAGTTTATGTCAAGCAATTTTGAAGAAAATTATATAAAGTTTTTACTTGATAACTCATTTAAAAAAGCTCCTAATATATTCCTAGAAAAATACTTTGGTTCTTCTACAAATGATTTAGTAACTTTAAAATTAAAAATAAAAACTTCAGATTTAAAGAGAGACTATGTAGTTTCAAATATACCAGAATTTTTAAAAGCATACGAACAAAAACAACCATTTCAGTTTGGTAAGAATTTTGTGTACAATCCTACTTATCATTTTTTTGGTGAAAAAGACAAAAAATTTTTGGATGTACTTTTGAAGTATCTGAACTTTTTAGATTTAGAAACAGAAAAAAATACTATTTATTTACCTGTAAAAATTGCAAATGAAATAATCGAAATCCTTGACAATGAAGAAATTTTTATATCTTTTGATTATTTTGTGGCAAATTATTATGATGCTCAAAAAGTAAAAGTTGATCTTTGCACTAAGGTAAAACCAAAGATTTCATTTAAACTTGAAGACAATCAGGTAAGACTTTATAGTGATTTAATAGACACTGCCAACAAAAAATTTTTATATAGCGATGGTAGTTATTTTGTCTCAGGTGACACTTTATATAAGCTTTCACCAGAGCAGAAGATATTTTCTTCAATTATCAAAAAAATGGCTGAAGCAAATAGAGTGTTTAACTTTTTCAAAGTTGAATATGTTAAATTTTTTACCTTCAATAAAGAAGACTTTTGTGAGTTCATGAACAAATATTATCTATTTTTAAATGAACACTTTGAATTAGAAATTGACCCAGACCTCAAAAAATTAATATTGGAGGATTATATTATTAAACCTAAACTATATTTAGAATTTGAAAATGAAAGGTTTGTTGCAAAAATTGGTGGAATGAATGAAATATTTGATACAATATCAAAAACAAAGAAAGTCCCATTGTTTGATTACTTTAATTTGTTCCAACTTCAGAGCATTTTATTTGCTTATGGGTTTAATGAGATAGAGTCTGACCAAGAATTCTGTTATGAATGTGTTGACCCTGATTTGTTTATGGAATTTTTAGCAGAAGGTGTTCCGCAAATCCAAAATATAACCGATGCTTATTATTCAGAAGATTTTAAAAAGCTTAAAATTAAAAAAGATGTAAAAATTATTCCCTGCTTAAAATATTCTAAACACTCAATTGACTTCTGGCTTGAAAGTGATGAGCTTGAGAGTTCAGAGCTTAAAAATATTCTTGATGCAATAAAGAAAAAGAAAAAGTATTACAAACTCAAAGATGGTTCAATTTTGATTTTAGATAGTCCAAATATGAAAAAATTAGTTTCATTTATAGATTCTGCATCTGACATAGGTCAGCTTATAAAAGAAAAAGCTGAGCTTTCTTTACAAGAAGCAGTAGCTATAACAAAACTTTTAGATGAAAGCGGAATTCAAGCAACCGGAGTTGAAAGTGTTAAAAGCATTATCGAAAAGATAGAAAATATTAAAGAAATTGATATCCAAATCCCGGTTGAGCTTCAAGGTGTGTTAAGAGATTATCAGAAACTTGGAATAAAATGGTTATCTTCTCTATTTGAAAATGAACTTGGTGGAATTTTAGCTGATGATATGGGGCTTGGAAAAACTCTACAGGTGCTTGGCTTTATTATTGCAAATAAGCAAAAAATTAAAAAACCGGTATTAGCCATTGTGCCAACATCACTTATTTATAACTGGAAACAAGAGATTGAAAAATTTGCACCGGGTCTGAAAACTTTAATTATTGACTCAACACCTGCAAAGCGCAAAAAAGCTATAGAAAAAATACCAGAGTATGATATTGTAATTACATCATATGCACTTTTGAGAAAAGATATAGAACTTTATAAAGACATTGATTTTAGTGTTTGTATCTTAGATGAAGCACAGTACATAAAAAATCCTCACTCACAAATAAAGCTGGCTGTAAAAGAAATCTGTGCAGATGCTAAATTTGCCCTGACAGGTACACCAATCGAAAATAATCTCATAGAACTGTGGTCGATCTTTGATTTTATACTTCCTGGGTATTTAGGAGGAGCTGAGAAATTTGTTGAGCGATTTGTGATGCCAATTTATAGCGGAAACAATGATGCATTGGAAAAATTGAAAAAACTAATAAAACCATTTGTCTTAAGAAGAGTAAAACAAGATGTATTAAACGAACTTCCTGAGCTAATAGAAACAAATATCCAAGTTTTAATGAGCCCTGAACAAGAAAAAATCTACAAGCAATTTTTAGTTTCAGCCAAAAAAGAAATTGAAAAAGAAATAGATTCAGCTGGGTTTGAAAAAAGTCAAATAAAAATATTTTCCTTATTAACAAGACTAAGACAGATTTGCTGTCATCCAAAGCTTGTTTTTGAAGATTATAAAGGAAGCTCTGGTAAGATGGAAGCACTGAAAGAAATCTTACAAGACTGTTTAGAAAGCGGGCACAGGGTAATTATATATTCTCAGTGGACTTCAATGCTATCTATTATCAAAAAAATGCTTGACAAGGAAAAAATTTTATATTTTTATTTAGATGGTACAACAAAATCTGAAGACAGAGTTGAAATGGTAAACAGGTTCAACAGTGGAGAGAGAAATGTCTTCTTACTTTCTCTAAAAGCTGGTGGATTTGGGCTCAATATTACTGGTGCAGACGTTGTTATTCACTTTGATGCATGGTGGAACCCGGCAGTTGAAAACCAGGCAACAGCAAGAGCACACAGGCTGGGTCAGAAAAATGTTGTTCAGTCATTTAAGATTATAACCAAAAATTCAATAGAAGAGAAAATACTTGCTTTGCAACAGAAAAAGAAAGACCTATTTGATAGTTTAATCGAAGCAAGTCAATCTTTTATAGGAAAACTCACAAAAGAAGAAATAATGGAGCTTTTGGAATGA
- the smpB gene encoding SsrA-binding protein SmpB: protein MSEKNKQNDIKIIATNRKAYHDYFIEETIEAGIELKGTEVKSVRLGHVNLKDSFARVEDGEVFLYNMHISPYEKGNIFNVDPMRDRKLLLHKHEINRLAGYVQQKGYTLIPLKIYIKRGKIKVELAVAKGKKLFDKREAIAKRDAELEIRKKMKEYLR, encoded by the coding sequence ATGTCTGAAAAGAATAAACAGAATGACATAAAAATCATTGCAACAAACCGCAAAGCCTATCACGACTACTTCATTGAAGAGACAATCGAAGCAGGAATTGAGCTAAAAGGCACCGAAGTAAAGTCTGTGCGCCTTGGTCATGTAAATCTAAAAGACAGTTTTGCAAGAGTAGAAGATGGTGAAGTTTTTCTTTACAACATGCATATAAGCCCATATGAAAAAGGCAACATCTTCAATGTAGACCCAATGAGAGATAGAAAACTACTTTTGCACAAACATGAAATCAACAGACTTGCAGGTTATGTGCAGCAAAAAGGTTACACTTTAATCCCATTGAAGATTTACATCAAAAGAGGTAAAATAAAAGTAGAGCTTGCAGTTGCAAAAGGTAAAAAACTTTTTGATAAGCGTGAAGCAATAGCAAAAAGGGATGCTGAGCTTGAGATAAGAAAGAAAATGAAGGAGTATTTAAGATAA
- a CDS encoding EFR1 family ferrodoxin (N-terminal region resembles flavodoxins. C-terminal ferrodoxin region binds two 4Fe-4S clusters.), whose product MRKIAIFYFSGTGNTEFIAKLIRNNMINLSINLSIDLYRVEDILNNDIEVDIYNYDIIGIGAPSYGFNPPKIIIDFCKNLIKVNHVKVFLFLTCAAPCYLNNVAFFGIKRILKRKGYEVIYEKVICMPANILLKYDDSIIKRLYDSAVERVKIMTKDILGNTVKVRNDHFIPYLFRWLLILLVRLAIKTVPLDFIVGKACNECMKCIRICPRKNIYFKRKIKHGLKCEACYRCVYGCPQRAIKGRLYNIAIHKEGYDIEGIFEKCKDIDTKKPLKGIYKTFESYFNSLS is encoded by the coding sequence ATGAGAAAAATCGCAATATTTTATTTTTCTGGCACGGGTAATACTGAATTCATTGCAAAATTGATAAGAAATAACATGATTAACCTTTCGATTAACCTTTCGATAGATTTATATCGTGTCGAAGATATACTGAATAATGATATAGAAGTGGATATATATAATTATGACATCATAGGAATCGGTGCACCAAGCTATGGATTTAATCCTCCCAAAATTATTATAGATTTCTGTAAAAACTTAATAAAAGTTAATCATGTGAAAGTATTTCTGTTTCTGACATGTGCCGCACCATGTTATCTGAATAATGTTGCTTTTTTTGGAATAAAGAGAATTTTAAAACGGAAAGGCTATGAGGTAATATATGAGAAGGTTATTTGCATGCCAGCAAATATATTGCTTAAGTATGATGATTCTATAATAAAAAGGCTTTATGATTCAGCAGTTGAAAGAGTAAAAATAATGACAAAAGACATTTTGGGAAATACTGTAAAAGTTAGAAACGACCATTTTATCCCCTATTTGTTTCGTTGGCTGTTAATACTATTGGTGAGGTTAGCGATCAAAACCGTTCCGTTAGATTTTATTGTCGGGAAAGCATGCAACGAATGTATGAAATGTATTCGTATATGTCCGCGAAAAAACATTTATTTTAAAAGAAAGATCAAGCATGGCTTGAAATGCGAAGCATGTTACCGATGTGTTTATGGATGTCCTCAAAGAGCTATAAAAGGACGCCTTTACAATATTGCTATTCATAAAGAAGGATATGATATTGAAGGTATATTTGAAAAATGCAAGGATATAGATACAAAAAAGCCATTGAAAGGCATATATAAAACCTTTGAGTCATACTTTAATTCTCTAAGCTAA
- a CDS encoding DUF2281 domain-containing protein produces MKANKNLLLKLIEEIPESQLEEVINFILFLKHKQDKKLFSDLVSASESSIDFWNNDIDDEVWNNV; encoded by the coding sequence GTGAAAGCAAATAAAAATCTTTTATTAAAGCTAATTGAGGAAATCCCGGAAAGTCAACTTGAAGAAGTTATTAATTTTATTTTGTTTTTAAAACACAAGCAAGACAAAAAGTTATTTAGTGATTTGGTGTCCGCCAGTGAGAGTAGTATAGATTTTTGGAACAACGATATTGACGATGAGGTATGGAACAATGTATAG
- a CDS encoding sugar transferase yields MKSYIKSYHKLSKFFVVLMDILLIHAGYILAYIIKFNFTFPEKNFMPYYTLIPQITLFALILLNIYGLYTITMKTISEIAFSLGLALMLLQFLTVVSTFFYRHFAFPRSIFIIAFFVQFLLLLGWRGFVLYVFKRVQGIKHVLVIGEISKAQEFAQKLQNISKGWIDVKYVLEPKAIEELIPYIKVVDTIYLYSKMDENLKSEIVRKAIEFKKHIFIAPDFRDILISKARVIQFDDVATLSIEQPELTSEQKLIKRVCDILLASVALVIAFPIMILIAIAIKLDSEGPVIYRQKRVTEGEREFYVLKFRTMVKDAEKMTGPVLATENDPRITRVGRFLRATRLDELPQLINILKGEMSFIGPRPERPYFVEQFKKIYPEYSLRHNVKAGLTGLAQVYGKYATSPEDKLRLDLIYIKNYSVFLDIKILLLTLKTIFTKEAAEGVKAKN; encoded by the coding sequence ATGAAGTCGTATATTAAAAGCTATCACAAGCTTAGCAAATTTTTTGTTGTACTTATGGACATTTTACTTATACACGCAGGTTACATTCTTGCATATATAATAAAATTCAACTTTACATTCCCAGAGAAAAATTTTATGCCTTATTATACATTAATTCCTCAAATAACTCTCTTTGCTCTTATACTTTTGAATATTTACGGACTTTATACAATAACAATGAAAACCATTAGCGAAATAGCATTTTCTCTGGGTCTGGCTCTAATGCTTCTACAATTTTTAACAGTTGTATCAACATTTTTTTACAGACACTTTGCTTTCCCACGGAGTATATTTATAATTGCCTTTTTTGTACAGTTTTTATTGCTTTTGGGTTGGAGAGGGTTTGTTTTATATGTCTTCAAGAGAGTTCAAGGAATCAAACATGTGCTTGTAATTGGTGAGATCTCAAAAGCGCAGGAGTTTGCTCAAAAGCTTCAAAATATTTCAAAAGGGTGGATTGATGTAAAGTATGTTCTTGAACCGAAGGCTATTGAAGAGTTGATACCATATATAAAAGTTGTTGATACAATTTATCTTTATTCAAAAATGGATGAGAATTTAAAAAGTGAGATTGTAAGAAAAGCAATAGAATTCAAAAAACATATTTTCATAGCACCAGACTTTAGAGATATATTGATTTCAAAAGCGAGGGTGATTCAGTTTGATGATGTTGCAACACTTTCAATTGAACAGCCGGAGCTTACTTCCGAGCAAAAGCTCATAAAAAGAGTGTGTGACATTCTTCTTGCATCAGTTGCGCTGGTTATTGCTTTTCCAATAATGATTTTAATTGCAATTGCCATAAAACTTGACTCTGAAGGACCGGTGATTTACAGGCAAAAAAGGGTCACTGAAGGAGAGAGAGAGTTTTATGTCTTAAAGTTCAGAACAATGGTAAAAGATGCCGAGAAGATGACAGGGCCGGTTTTGGCAACCGAGAACGACCCAAGAATAACAAGGGTTGGACGGTTTTTACGTGCAACCCGGCTTGATGAGCTTCCACAGCTTATAAATATTCTAAAGGGTGAGATGAGTTTTATAGGACCAAGACCAGAGCGTCCTTATTTTGTTGAGCAGTTTAAAAAGATCTATCCTGAGTATTCTCTTCGTCACAATGTAAAGGCAGGGCTCACAGGACTTGCACAGGTTTACGGCAAGTATGCAACAAGCCCAGAAGACAAACTCAGGCTTGATTTGATATATATAAAGAACTATTCTGTATTTTTGGATATTAAAATTTTACTGTTGACCTTAAAAACAATCTTTACCAAAGAGGCAGCTGAGGGGGTAAAAGCTAAAAATTAA
- a CDS encoding glycosyltransferase family 4 protein, with the protein MKKVWIFNHYAIPPKVGGITRHFDFAKQLAERGYSVTIFASSFDHKQRVEMLEKGKKFKIEEYEKVKFVWIKTFPYKKNDIKRLFNIFSYAKNLYFIARKFEKPDVILASSFHPLAWIVGYLLSKKFQCRFIAEVRDLWPQSGIDLGALKEESIIVKLLRRLEKFIYTKADYVVTVLPKADQYIESLGIDKKKIVHIPNGCDIERFDGLKNVFSEEAKKILDEHEGYFKACYLGALGQANAMETIIEAAKIVQENVGDKVHFLVIGDGPEKEKLENMAKELGLKNVFFYSPISKLSVPSLLERVDITLVSMHNLKVYRFGISLNKLFDYLCAAKPIVFAGNVANDIVKESGAGISCQSYDSKAFAEAILSLYAMSEEERERIGQKGREYAQKYHDIKVLADRLEKIL; encoded by the coding sequence TTGAAGAAAGTTTGGATATTTAATCACTATGCAATCCCGCCAAAAGTTGGGGGAATTACAAGGCATTTTGATTTTGCTAAGCAGCTTGCAGAAAGAGGCTATAGCGTTACCATCTTTGCTTCAAGTTTTGACCACAAACAAAGGGTTGAGATGTTAGAAAAAGGCAAGAAGTTTAAAATAGAGGAATATGAAAAAGTAAAGTTTGTGTGGATAAAGACGTTTCCTTATAAAAAGAATGATATAAAAAGACTTTTTAACATATTTTCATATGCCAAAAACCTTTATTTCATTGCAAGAAAATTTGAAAAACCTGATGTAATATTGGCATCTTCATTTCATCCTCTTGCATGGATTGTGGGGTATCTACTATCAAAAAAATTTCAATGCAGATTCATTGCAGAGGTTAGGGACCTTTGGCCCCAAAGTGGTATTGACCTTGGTGCTTTGAAGGAAGAGAGTATAATTGTAAAGCTTTTGAGAAGACTTGAAAAATTTATTTACACAAAAGCAGACTATGTTGTAACGGTATTGCCAAAGGCAGACCAGTACATAGAAAGTTTGGGTATTGATAAAAAGAAGATTGTTCATATTCCTAACGGATGTGATATAGAGAGATTTGATGGTCTTAAAAATGTTTTTTCAGAAGAAGCGAAAAAGATTTTAGACGAACATGAAGGATATTTTAAGGCTTGTTACTTGGGTGCGCTTGGACAGGCAAATGCAATGGAGACCATAATAGAGGCTGCAAAAATTGTCCAGGAAAATGTAGGCGATAAAGTCCATTTTTTGGTAATAGGTGACGGTCCTGAAAAAGAAAAGCTTGAGAACATGGCAAAGGAGCTTGGACTTAAAAATGTATTTTTTTATTCTCCTATCTCAAAACTTTCTGTGCCAAGCTTACTTGAGCGCGTTGACATAACACTTGTTTCTATGCACAATCTAAAAGTTTACAGGTTTGGAATATCACTTAATAAGCTTTTTGACTATTTGTGTGCTGCAAAACCGATTGTTTTTGCGGGAAATGTAGCAAATGATATTGTCAAAGAGTCGGGTGCAGGAATTTCCTGCCAAAGTTATGATAGCAAAGCATTTGCTGAGGCAATATTGAGCTTGTATGCTATGTCAGAAGAAGAAAGAGAGAGAATTGGGCAAAAGGGAAGAGAGTATGCCCAAAAGTACCATGATATAAAGGTGCTTGCAGATAGGTTAGAAAAAATATTATAA